The Herbaspirillum sp. DW155 genomic interval CGGCACCGGCTGGCGTTCCAGCGCGACTTCCAGAACCTTGTCGATCCAACGCACCGGGATGATCTCCAGCTTGTTCTTGACGTTATCCGGAATCTCCGCCAGATCCTTCACGTTCTGCTCAGGAATCAGCACGGTCTTGATGCCGCCACGATGCGCCGCCAGCAGCTTTTCCTTCAGACCGCCGATGGGCAGCACTTCGCCGCGCAAGGTGATTTCACCGGTCATGGCCACATCGGCACGCACCGGGATACCACTGAAAATGGACACCAGCGCCGTCGTCATCGCGATACCGGCAGAAGGACCATCCTTGGGCGTTGCACCTTCCGGTACGTGGATGTGGATGTCGCTCTTCTCGAAGACTTCGCTCTTGATACCGAGCTTGCGGGCGCGACTGCGGACCACGGTGCGCGCGGCTTCGATCGATTCCTTCATCACATCGCCCAGCGTACCGGTGCGGATGATCTGGCCCTTGCCAGGCATGTTCACCGCTTCGATGGTCAGCAGGTCGCCGCCCACCTCGGTCCAGGCCAAACCAACCACCTGGCCGATCTGGTTTTCCTTCTCGGCGATGCCGAAGTCGTAACGGCGCACACCCAGGAACTTGTCCAGGTTGCGCGAGGTGACGGTGACCTTCTTCTCCTGCTTTTTCAGCAGCAGCAGCTTCACGACCTTGCGGCAAATCTTGGAGACTTCACGTTCCAGCGAACGCACACCGGCTTCGCGGGTGTAGTAGCGGATGATGTCGCGGATGGCCGACTCGGCCACGCTGATCTCGCCTTCCTTGAGGCCGTTGTTCTTGATCTGCTTGGGCAGCAGGTAGCGCTGCGCAATGCTGGTCTTCTCGTCCTCGGTGTAACCCGACAGGCGGATGACTTCCATCCGGTCCAGCAGCGCCGGCGGAATGTTGAAGGAGTTCGAGGTCGCCACGAACATCACGTCCGACAGGTCGAAATCGACTTCGATGTAGTGGTCGGAGAAGGTGTGATTCTGCTCCGGGTCCAGCACTTCCAGCAGCGCCGAGGACGGATCGCCACGGAAATCCATGCCCAGCTTGTCGATTTCATCCAGCAGGAACAGCGGATTGCGCACACCGACCTTGGACAGGCTTTGCAGGATCTTGCCCGGCATAGAACCGATGTAGGTACGACGGTGACCACGAATCTCGGCCTCGTCGCGCACGCCACCGAGGGCCATGCGCACGAACTTGCGGTTCGTAGCACGGGCGATGGACTGGCCCAGCGAGGTCTTACCGACGCCCGGAGGACCGACGAAGCACAAGATCGGCGCCTTCAGCTTGTCCACGCGCTGTTGCACGGCGAGATATTCGAGGATACGTTCCTTCACCTTCTCCAGGCCATAGTGATCGCCTTCCAGCACCTTCTCGGCATTGGTCAGGTCGTTGTTGACCTTGGACTTCTTCTTCCAGGGCAGCGCCACCAGGGTATCGATGTAGTTGCGCACCACGGTCGCTTCAGCCGACATGGGCGACATCAACTTCAGTTTCTTCAGCTCGGACTGGGCCTTTTCCAGGGCTTCCTTGGGCATCTTGGCGGCGACGATCTTCTTTTCCAGCTCTTCCAGATCGGCACCGTCTTCGCCTTCGCCCAATTCCTTCTGGATGGCCTTGACCTGTTCGTTCAGGTAGTACTCACGCTGCGACTTTTCCATCTGGCGCTTCACGCGGCCGCGGATGCGCTTTTCCACCTGCAGGATGTCCAGTTCGCCTTCCAGCTGGCCCAGCAGATGCTCGTAGCGCTTGGTGACGTTGAAGATCTCCAGGATCACCTGCTTCTGCTCCAGCTTCAGCGGCAGATGCGCGGCGATGGTGTCGGCCAGGCGACCGGCGTCGTCGATCCCGGCCAGCGAGGTCAGGATTTCGGGCGGGATCTTCTTGTTCAGTTTTACGTACTGGTCGA includes:
- the lon gene encoding endopeptidase La; amino-acid sequence: MTTPILTEQSQLPLLPLRDVVVFPHMVIPLFVGRPKSIKALEAAMEQGKSIMLAAQKAAAKDEPSAEDIYEIGCVANILQMLKLPDGTVKVLVEGAQRARIHHISELDTHFVADLTPVESEQGDEAEVEAMRRTIVQQFDQYVKLNKKIPPEILTSLAGIDDAGRLADTIAAHLPLKLEQKQVILEIFNVTKRYEHLLGQLEGELDILQVEKRIRGRVKRQMEKSQREYYLNEQVKAIQKELGEGEDGADLEELEKKIVAAKMPKEALEKAQSELKKLKLMSPMSAEATVVRNYIDTLVALPWKKKSKVNNDLTNAEKVLEGDHYGLEKVKERILEYLAVQQRVDKLKAPILCFVGPPGVGKTSLGQSIARATNRKFVRMALGGVRDEAEIRGHRRTYIGSMPGKILQSLSKVGVRNPLFLLDEIDKLGMDFRGDPSSALLEVLDPEQNHTFSDHYIEVDFDLSDVMFVATSNSFNIPPALLDRMEVIRLSGYTEDEKTSIAQRYLLPKQIKNNGLKEGEISVAESAIRDIIRYYTREAGVRSLEREVSKICRKVVKLLLLKKQEKKVTVTSRNLDKFLGVRRYDFGIAEKENQIGQVVGLAWTEVGGDLLTIEAVNMPGKGQIIRTGTLGDVMKESIEAARTVVRSRARKLGIKSEVFEKSDIHIHVPEGATPKDGPSAGIAMTTALVSIFSGIPVRADVAMTGEITLRGEVLPIGGLKEKLLAAHRGGIKTVLIPEQNVKDLAEIPDNVKNKLEIIPVRWIDKVLEVALERQPVPLSEEEAIVEAAVKPKEGATDPVVKH